The Cystobacter fuscus DSM 2262 genomic sequence CACCGCGTCAGCGGATGTGCTGACGCAATGTCCCACTTTGTGCCGTGCCGAACCACATGGAAACCCCGACACCTCTTTTTCCGAGAATGGAGAATGCTCTCGATGAATTCGACTCGGATGAGGTGGAACACCGCGCTGTTGTCGGCGGGTCTCGTGCTGGCCTCGTGTGGAGGAACCCTGGAGGAGGTGGAGTCCGGCGCGTCCGAGACGAGCACGCTCGCCTCGGAGCTGAACTCGCCCATCTACGACCGGGCGCGGGCGTTCGCCGCCGCCAATCCCAAGCGGGACGGCGGGACGTGGGACCAGTGGTGTGGCTCGTTGATGGTGCGCTTTGGCCAGCTGCCCGACTCCGCCGTCCGGCCCTCCGCCATCGAGGCCTACCGGGCCTCGACGATCCTCTCGAGGGACCCCGCGCAGGCGCCCACCGGCGCCTTCCATTGGTGGAACATCGGGGCCTACGGCCATGTCGGCGCCGACCTCAATGGCGGAGGCTCGACGGTCTTCATGGCCACCCGGAAGCTCGCCCAGTCGTGGGGAGACGCCATCGGCGTCAACAGCGTCTCCGGCTACACGAGCGTGGCGGGTGCGCAGTACCTCGGCTGGTCCATGGACTACGCGGGGGGCCGGATCGCGGGGGGTGGAACGCCTCCGGGGGGCGGCGGTGGCGGGGGCCTGCCCCAGACGACGACCGAGCAGGACGGCATTCCGGGCGTCATCTATTACAAGCGCATCCAGACGGTGGGCCGGCGCGACTTTGGCTATACCGGTCCCATCGATGGCGTGACGGGGCCCCAGACGGAGAAGGTGCGCGTGAGAATCACCGCGCGCGAGCTGAACAACCGGGGCACGCCCCGCACCTCCGCGCAGGAGGATGGGGTTCCCGGGTCCATCTACTGGCGCCGCGTCCAGACGGTGGGCCGGAGCTTCGGCTACACCGGTCCCATCGATGGCATCCCCGGCCCGAACACCTACAAGGCCGAGCACAAGATCGCCGCCTACGCGGTGAACCGGGCCTTCTGACGCACCTTTCCCTCCGAGTCCCGCCGGAGGGACTCGGAGGCTCCTGGGCGGGGGCTCTACAGGGTCGCGTTCAGCTCCAGGATGGGGAGCTTCGGCGACATCACGTCCGGGTATTTGATGCCCGCGCCGGTGTTGAGCAGGAGCACGCGTTGGCCCGCGTCCAACCACCCCTCGCGCAGCAGCTGGCGCGCGGCGCCCACGAGCGCGGCGCCCTCGGGGCAGATGAAGGCGCCCTCCTGGCGGCTGATCTGCTCGAGCCCCCACAGCGTGTCCGCGTCGGACACGGCCACGCAGGTGCCACCCGTCTCGCGCACCGCCTGGAGCACGAGGAAGTCCCCGAGCGCCTTGGGCACGCGGATGCCCTGCGCCACCGTGGACGCGTTCTCCCACTTCTCCGAGACGTCCTTGCCCTCGCGGAAGGCCTTCACGATGGGCTGGCAGCCCTCGGCCTGCACGGCGACGAGCTTGGGAAAGCGCACGCTGTCCGGCAACCAGCCCAGCTCGCGCATCTCCAGGAGGGCCTTGTAGATGCCGATGATGCCCACGCCGCCGCCGGTGGGGTAGAGGATGACGTCGGGCAGGCTCCAGCCGAGCTGCTCGGCGATCTCGTAGCCCATCGTCTTCTTGCCTTCGATGCGGTAGGGCTCCTTGAGCGTGGCGGCCTCGAACCAGCCGTGCGCCTTGGCCGAGCGGCCCACGATGGCGCCCGCGTCGGTGATCTGCCCGCGCACCATATAGGCGTGGGCGCCCACGGCCGTGGCCTCCAGCACGCTCATGGCGGGCGCGTCCGTGGGCATCACCAGGGTGACGGAGATGCCCGCGCGCGCGCCGTAGCTCGCCCAGGCGCCGCCCGCGTTGCCGTTGGTGGGCATGGCGAGCGCGGTGACGCCCAGCTCCTTGGCCCGGCTCACCCCGGTGGCGGCGCCCCGCGCCTTGAACGAGGCGGTGGGGTTGAGCCCCTCGTCCTTCAACCACAGGTCGGGCAGGCCCACGGAGGCGCCCAGCCGGGGCAGGGGAAACAGCGGCGTCATGCCCTCGCCGAGCGTGATGAGGTTCTTGTCATCGCGCAGCGGCAGCAGCTCGCGGTAGCGCCACAGGGAGGACACGCGGCCGGCGAGATTCGCGGGGCGCACCGCGCGGGCGACGGCCTTCAGGTCATAGCGCACGAGCAGCGGACCACCGCACGTGCACAGGTTCTGCAGCCGGTCCGCGTCATGGGTCTGGTGGCAGCGCGAGCACTCGAGATGGGAGAGGAAAGACATGGCCGTGTCTTATTCCCTTCCGGCGCGGATCTCGAACTCGGAAGAGAAGGTGGCTCCGGGGGCCACGCTCAGCAGCCCCTCGCCGGTGCGGAGCGCGCCGCCGGGCGCCGTCCACGGCTCCACGCAGACGAAGTTGCGGCCCGTGAGCGTCCACACCACCACCGTGGTGAAGCTCTCGCTCCAGGACAACACCACCGGCCGCAGCCCGGGGCCGCGATGGAGCGTGGTGCCCGGCCGGGAGTGGTCGAGCAGGTGCATGTCCACCTCGGTGCCGGTGAGGTCCAGGCCGGAGAAGGTGGCGGGCGCCCCGGTGCGGTTGTCCCAGGCGCGCGTGGCGTCCGTGTCGAGCCGCGTGACGGCCTTGTTCGCCTGGGGCACGTGGAAGTACGGGTGGTAGCCCAGGTGCAGGGGCATGGGCCGGGTGTCGAGGTTCTCGGCGGCGAAGTCCAGGCGCAGCGCGCCGCCCGAGAGCGTCACGGTGAGGCGCGCCTCGAAGCGCCAGGGAAACTCGCGCAGCGTCTGCTCGGAGTGTCCGAGCACGAGCTCCGCGCGTGCGTTCTCCCGGTGACGCACCTCCCAGGCCAGGTCCCGGGCGAAGCCGTGGCGGCGCATCGTGTAGTCGCGGCCCTCGGCGGGGTAGGTACCCCCGGCAAGGACTCCGGGAGAGGGGAAGAGCACGGGGATGCCACCCCGGACGTTCTTGCCGGGGTCCGCCAGGGTGCTCGCGTCGAGGAAGAGCAGTTCCTCCCCTCCGACGGTGAAGCGGCTGACGAGCGCTCCACGTTCCGGGACGATCTCGGCGACGCAGTCGCCATCCTTGAGCAGCACCGTGTCCTCCTCCTGCATGGGAGGGCGCGTCCTACCCCAGGTGCCGCGGGGATTCACGGGGCCCGTGGGCCAAGTGCTTCCCACATGTCAGGACGGTCCAACCGCGGGCTCACGACGGGGCGCCTCCGTGGCGGCGCCGGCGCGGCATGAGCTGGGCGGCATGGCGCTCGGGCTCGCGGTAGAGCGCGTAGAGCCGGCCGACGATGGCCTCCGCCAGGCGCGAGTGGAACCAGGCGGGGCCTCCGAGCCGCTCCTCGGCCTCCGGCGTGAGGCGCACGCGCTGGGCGCCCTCGGGCGGCTTGCCCAGGCCCGCGAGTGGATCCTGTCGCGCGAGCAGCTTCGCCACGCCGCGCTCGCCGATGCGGTGGTCGCTCATCGTCTCCCCTTCCAGCCCCGGGACGATGACCTTGAGCGAGACGACGGAGTGGTTCGTGGGCGACATGTCCGCCACGAGGATGTCGAAGCCCGCCTGGGTGAGCTTGCGCACGAGCACGTCGCCGCGTTGCCGGGCGTCGCCGGGGTTCGGGCTGGTGGGCAGCGAGGCGAAGGGCACCCGGCCGCGCTCGGCGAGCACCCGCTGCTCCATGAGCGAGCGCATCTGGGTCGCGGAGAGCTGGGTCCAGTCGGCCATGGCCTGCAGGGCGCGGGGCTCCTCGTCCTCCAGCTCGAGGTAGGGCAGGAAGCGGTTCATGTACCCCGGAGGGGCGAGCTTCTCCGCCAGCTCCAGGGGACCGTGGGCGAAGGCCTTGCGCGTGCGCGACCCCGCGTACTCCAGCAGTGCCCTGCGCAGCGCCCACTCTCGATCCAGGTCCGCCGCCTCGCCGCACGCCGTGAGGGCCATGGGCTGGTCGCGCAGCGCCGGGTCGCGACCCACCACGTACAGGCCGACGAGCCCGAAGTCCGTGCAGGCCAGCTTCGGAATGACTTCGATGCCCACGCGCTCGTAGTGAGCGAGCAGCAGCTGGAGCTCGGGGCCGAGGGCGGCGTCCTTCAGGTCGAGCACCACGCCTTGATCGAGCGCGCGGGAGCGCAGGCCGTTGCCGTCGCGCTGGAACAGCTCGAGGATGGCGTGGGTCAGGGCCTGCTCGTGGGTGAGGCCCGCGCCCTGGCCGTGGGTGATGGGGGGGATGAGGGGCGTGCGGCCCTCGAGCTGCCCGCTCCTGGTGGCCACCCATTCCTCGGGGATGAGCACCTTCTCCCCGGTGGTCAGCCGCGTCACCGTCACCCACGTCAGCTCCATGTCCGCGTGGTAGGGGCTGCCCGCGGGGAGGCACAGCTTCAGCGGATCCACCACGCCGGAGGGACCGCGGGTGCGCGCCAGCTCGCGGTAGGTGCCCTTCTCGCGTGCGTGTGCCCGGAGCGCGGTCTCGGTGAAGACGCTCTCGGCCAGCTTCCCGAGCGCGCCGGCCTCGGCCTCATCCTGGGTGGCGCCGTGACCATGGGTGGCGAACTGCGTGCCGGTCTTCAGCCGCAGGCTCGCGGCCACCGCCGGGATGCCCACGCGATCGATGGGATCCGCGCGGAACATCTCCAACTCGCCGGGCGGAAAGGCCGCGCGGTAGGCTTCACACGCTTCCTGCAGACTCTTCTTCGCGCTCATGACAACTCCTTCAGGGCAAGGGGCCGGGTGTGCGGCTCGCCCGACAGCAGCCGGTCGAACGGGGCCAGGGCCTGGGCGCGGGTCCGCACGACTCCAGGGTTGTGCTCAGGGGGAGAGGCCCACCGCGGCGAGCACCGCGTTCTCGTAGGCCCGCATGGGCCCGTCTTGGATGAACTCCAGGTCCTCCAGCGCCTGTCGCGGGGTGAAGCCCGCGGCGCGCGCGTGCACCTCCATTTCCAGTAGCCGATCCAGCGTGTTGGCGGCATGGAAGGCGCGGGCCTCGGGCGTGTCGGTATGGGGGAGGAGCCGCCGCGCCTCACGCACGCGGAGGGCGAGCCCGGAGGGGAGCGTGTCGAGCACCTGCTCGGTGATGCGCGCCATGAGGGGCGCCAGGTGCTCCCCGAGCAGCCGGTTCCCGTGGCCGCCCGCGTCGGGCAACACGGCGTTGGAGAGGTGGTGGCTCAACGCGGCCACGAAGGGCCTGGTGGGATCCGCCCCGAAGAGGGGCGAGACGAGCACCGCGGTGACGGCCACCACGTAGCAGTGGTCGGCGTGGCTCTCCGCGGGCAGGAGCACCACCCGCTGCTTGTTGGCGTGGGTGGGACCGGCCCGCGGCTGGCGCACCAGACGCTCCACGAAGGCGGGAGGCTCGGCGCCTACCCACGTGGAGGCCCCGGCGAGCGCGGTGCGCAGCCGATCGCGCAGTCCCGCGTCCACGGGTGCTGTCGCGGCCTCGAAGCCACGGCGCAGCACTCCCAGGATCTGCTCGGGGGAGAGGCCGACGCGGCGCAGGACGTCGAAGTCCATTCCCCCCAACCGCACGGCGCTCAGGGCGAGGGCCGTCTCGCGCAGCGCCAGGATGGCCGGATCCTCGCCCGAGACGAGTGCCGCCCACGCCCGGCGGAAGCCGTGGGCCGCCAGCCCGTCGGGCTGCTCGGGCGTGTGCACGCGTTTGAGGGCCACCAGCTCGCACAAGAGGGAGCGCAGCCCGGCCAGCCGGTTGAGCACCGGGGCCACTTCCAGCGCGGGGTTCTCCATGGCCTAGCTCATCCCCGCCATGACCGTCGTCGCCACGGTTCCACCCGGACCGACCCATGCGACTCCCAGACGCTCCATCCCAGACATGTGCCTGTCCCCCCTGTGGTCACTGCACGAGCGCCCCCTGTGCTTCCCTGGCCGGAACGGACGCCACGCTTTCGAGGCGAGGTGCGTTCAGGTGAGTCCCTATCACTGGGTCATTCCCGGGGGCGTGGGCAATGATTTGGCACGTCTTCGTTATGTCACAAGCCCTGGAAACCAATACGGCTCCTCGAGACGAGGTCCGGGTCTGAAAGTCAAACGAGGGCTCCGCTCATTCTGTCCCGCGGGGTGGTCCCAAGGTGTGAAAGCGGACGGCACGAAGGGTCTTTTCGCGAGTTCGGAGCGTGGGGGCCTGCTCGTGGTCGCGCGATCAGAGGGGCGCACATGCGCATGTCCGGCTTGACGGACGGGAACCAGGTTCGTGTAATCGAGGGTATTCACCTGGGATACGCACTCGAGGGATGCACGGTGTTCTTTCCACGACTTGGACCAACCTGTTCTCGGAAGGGGCTGCCTACGTGGCTTCTCCTCGCCACCGCGGCCACGGTGTCCTTCTGCTTCTCCTGCTCCACGGTGGCCGTTCGCATCCAACCCCAGCAATCCTGGAGTGGACCGCTTGGCAGTGGGTACTCCCGATTCAACCAATCCTGTGGTGCGGCTTGCACCACCCCCGTCAATGCGAGCACCGGCGAGTTCGTCGCGCCCACGGTGACTCGGCTTGGTCCGGTGGTGGAGAAGGTTGTCCAGGTGGCCGAGACCGTTCAGGGTCTGCTCACCGTTGAACGGCTTCTCACCGAGGCGGAGTTCGCCGAAGTCGAAGCCGTCGTGGAGCAGTGCGTCGCCCAGGCTCATGCCGACGTCAACGAGACCTACCAGAAGCAGAAAGGGGGCTTCAAATTCGAGAATGGGAAGTTCCCTAGCGACGCGGAGTGTGGCCGGACCCTGCGCATCGATGAGCAGGGCGAGAAGGTCACCCTCGCCCAGGAACTCGGACTCCTGAAACATGCCGCCGCCTTCGCCTGCATCAGAGACCGTCTACCGCGGACAATCCGCGGTAACTTCTCCACCGAGCCGCGCTACAAAGGGGAGCCCGAGGTCAATGGTGTCGTGCTTACCAACAACAAGGCCAATTCACTCAAGCCGGATCTCGTGGTGCATGCCACGCGGAATGCCACCAATATTCAGTGTGTCTTGGAGTTCAAGTTTCCTTGTTATGAAAGACATAGGCTTGAGCCGATGCGTTCTCCTGGGGTGGTAGCTCAATTGGAAAGCTACATGCGCCTCTCCAAGGATTGCCGGGTGAGCCTCGTGACACCGAGCGGGATCAAACCGTACGAGGGAAAGTGATGGCGAACGGCTACCCCCGATTCCGCCTCCGAGGTATTCCCGAGGTTCGGGTGCTGATGTGCCCTGGAGGAGTTCAGCGCCCCCGGCGACGATTGCTCGCGCGTGACGTATTCCGCATCGTTTTCTACCTGCCGTACGATCACCCTGACATCTCACATGGGGTGAGTCATGCCATCGATTGTTACATGCGCGCCGTGGGGGAGGGACCCAAGACCATCAATTATGTTAGCTTTTCCCATGACGAGGGCTCCGCCTTGACCGCGGAACAATGGGGATGGGTGCGCCTTCTTCTCCACAACACCAGACGCTGGTCCTTCCCGGACGATTACGAGGACTGGAAGCAGAGGGAAATCGAGAAGCGAGGTTTCGAGCGGGGGCTCCTGTTCACGGGGAGTTCTGGCAGCCGGAACGGCTACGAGCTCGAATACAAGGCCCGCATTCCGTGGCGGCCCGATCCCGAGCCAACATCCGTGAGCCTGCTCACGGCGACGCTTCCCACCGAATTCCTCGAACGGCAGGGGCCGGGGCCCGTGCGCCAGTTGGTGCTCGACATGGCCTCCCAACTGCGTTTCGCCTCGGGTCACGCGGGCCTGTCCTTGCGGCTCTATTGGTGGCTTCCGCGAGAGGATGAGGCCCTGCGCGTCGGGCCCCTGCGCTACCCGGGCCTGGATCTCCGGGATGCCTGGCGTCGCGAGGAGTGGATGGGCCTTCAGGTGGATGGCGTCCACTGGCTCAACTTCCTCGGTCCTCACGTCCTCACCCAGCTCGGCGGCGCGAACGCCCTACGCTCCCGGCTGCGGTCCTCGGAGACGACCGTGGTGGCGCTCGACGAGGAGCGCGCCGTGGTCTCCCTGGGCGAGCGACCGGAGGTGGGAGACCTGTCCGTTGGGAAGAGCCTTCCCGCGTATCGTGAACTCGCCCAGGTGCTGGAGCCCTGGCTCGAGCCGTTGGTCCTGCGCCCCTCCGGGGAGGTCGCCGGGCAGACGCGCTACACCTCGCTCCTGCTCACCGAGGACGAGGCACGGCGCTGGTGGAGACGTTTCCTCGACTGAGCCGGCTCCGTGAGCGGATGCCGTGCCCCTCCGCGTTCGCGCTCGGGGCCCGGAGCCACGGGGGGCGGGCGAGTCCTCCTGGCGGCCAGTTGCCTGGCCCTCCTCGGATGTTCCCGCCCGGCCGTCCGCTCTAGCCGAAGAACACCTGGGCGACCTGGAAGAACTCCTGCGGCACCTTCTTGAGCTCGCGCGTGGCCTCGGACAGGTCCACGCTGACGATCTCATTGCCGCGCAGGGCGGCCATCTTGCCGAACTCGCCTTGGGCCACCATGTCGCAGGCGTGCACGCCGTAGCGCGTGGCGAGCACCCGGTCATGCGCCGTGGGCGCGCCGCCACGCTGGATGTGGCCGAGCACCGACACGCGCGTCTCGTAGCCCGTGCGCCGCTCGATTTCATTGGCCAGCAGGGCGCCCACGCCTCCCAGCCGGGGCCGGCCCGCCTCGTCCAGCGCGCCCGAGGTGATGAGCTGCTCCTGGCCCTCGTG encodes the following:
- a CDS encoding threonine synthase, which produces MSFLSHLECSRCHQTHDADRLQNLCTCGGPLLVRYDLKAVARAVRPANLAGRVSSLWRYRELLPLRDDKNLITLGEGMTPLFPLPRLGASVGLPDLWLKDEGLNPTASFKARGAATGVSRAKELGVTALAMPTNGNAGGAWASYGARAGISVTLVMPTDAPAMSVLEATAVGAHAYMVRGQITDAGAIVGRSAKAHGWFEAATLKEPYRIEGKKTMGYEIAEQLGWSLPDVILYPTGGGVGIIGIYKALLEMRELGWLPDSVRFPKLVAVQAEGCQPIVKAFREGKDVSEKWENASTVAQGIRVPKALGDFLVLQAVRETGGTCVAVSDADTLWGLEQISRQEGAFICPEGAALVGAARQLLREGWLDAGQRVLLLNTGAGIKYPDVMSPKLPILELNATL
- a CDS encoding aldose 1-epimerase, producing the protein MQEEDTVLLKDGDCVAEIVPERGALVSRFTVGGEELLFLDASTLADPGKNVRGGIPVLFPSPGVLAGGTYPAEGRDYTMRRHGFARDLAWEVRHRENARAELVLGHSEQTLREFPWRFEARLTVTLSGGALRLDFAAENLDTRPMPLHLGYHPYFHVPQANKAVTRLDTDATRAWDNRTGAPATFSGLDLTGTEVDMHLLDHSRPGTTLHRGPGLRPVVLSWSESFTTVVVWTLTGRNFVCVEPWTAPGGALRTGEGLLSVAPGATFSSEFEIRAGRE
- a CDS encoding YcaO-like family protein, whose translation is MSAKKSLQEACEAYRAAFPPGELEMFRADPIDRVGIPAVAASLRLKTGTQFATHGHGATQDEAEAGALGKLAESVFTETALRAHAREKGTYRELARTRGPSGVVDPLKLCLPAGSPYHADMELTWVTVTRLTTGEKVLIPEEWVATRSGQLEGRTPLIPPITHGQGAGLTHEQALTHAILELFQRDGNGLRSRALDQGVVLDLKDAALGPELQLLLAHYERVGIEVIPKLACTDFGLVGLYVVGRDPALRDQPMALTACGEAADLDREWALRRALLEYAGSRTRKAFAHGPLELAEKLAPPGYMNRFLPYLELEDEEPRALQAMADWTQLSATQMRSLMEQRVLAERGRVPFASLPTSPNPGDARQRGDVLVRKLTQAGFDILVADMSPTNHSVVSLKVIVPGLEGETMSDHRIGERGVAKLLARQDPLAGLGKPPEGAQRVRLTPEAEERLGGPAWFHSRLAEAIVGRLYALYREPERHAAQLMPRRRRHGGAPS
- a CDS encoding HD domain-containing protein — translated: MENPALEVAPVLNRLAGLRSLLCELVALKRVHTPEQPDGLAAHGFRRAWAALVSGEDPAILALRETALALSAVRLGGMDFDVLRRVGLSPEQILGVLRRGFEAATAPVDAGLRDRLRTALAGASTWVGAEPPAFVERLVRQPRAGPTHANKQRVVLLPAESHADHCYVVAVTAVLVSPLFGADPTRPFVAALSHHLSNAVLPDAGGHGNRLLGEHLAPLMARITEQVLDTLPSGLALRVREARRLLPHTDTPEARAFHAANTLDRLLEMEVHARAAGFTPRQALEDLEFIQDGPMRAYENAVLAAVGLSP
- a CDS encoding type VI immunity family protein, giving the protein MRLLLHNTRRWSFPDDYEDWKQREIEKRGFERGLLFTGSSGSRNGYELEYKARIPWRPDPEPTSVSLLTATLPTEFLERQGPGPVRQLVLDMASQLRFASGHAGLSLRLYWWLPREDEALRVGPLRYPGLDLRDAWRREEWMGLQVDGVHWLNFLGPHVLTQLGGANALRSRLRSSETTVVALDEERAVVSLGERPEVGDLSVGKSLPAYRELAQVLEPWLEPLVLRPSGEVAGQTRYTSLLLTEDEARRWWRRFLD